The genomic region CCGGGCGTCAATTGCGTCGGCCCAGCGCAGCAGGTGCTTGTATTCATGCACCGAGAGAAACTCCGCCGAGTCGCCATACAAGCGGCCCTTGACCAGCCCACCGTACCAGGGCCAGATGGCGATATCGGCAATGGTGTACTCATCGCCGGCGATGTACTCGCTCACCGCCAGGCGCTTGTCCAGCACGTCCAGCTGACGCTTGGCTTCCATGGCAAAGCGGTTGATCGGGTACTCCATCTTGCTCGGCGCATACGCATAGAAATGCCCGAAGCCACCCCCCAGGTAAGGCGCGCTACCCATCTGCCAGAACAACCATGACAGGCATTCAGCCCGGGCCGCGGGCTCGCTGGGCAAGAACGCGCCGAATTTCTCGGCCAGGTACTGCAGGATCGCGCCGGACTCGAACACCCGAATCGGCGTTGCACCGCTGCGGTCCATCAGGGCCGGAATCTTCGAATTCGGGTTCACCGCCACGAAGCCACTGCCGAACTGGTCGCCGTCGCCGATCTTGATCAGCCAGGCGTCGTATTCGGCGCCGGTATGCCCGAGGGCCAGCAACTCTTCAAGCAGGATCGTGACCTTCTGCCCGTTGGGCGTGGCCAGGGAATACAGCTGCAGCGGATGCTTGCCGATCGGCAGCTCTTTATCGTGGGTAGCACCGGCGATGGGCCGGTTGATACTGGCGAAGGTGCCGCCGCTCTCGGTGTCCCAGGTCCAGACCTTTGGGGGTAGATAGTCAGCCATGCCACTGCTCCTCAGGGATTGTGATCAACGAAGCGTTCCAGACTAAACCAAAGACGGGTGGTGCGTCACACCGGCATCCCGGCCTTGTCGAGGCACCTGTACGCGCAGGGCGATAAGCAAGGCCGCGAGCAACATCAATACACCCGCACCCACAAATACCCCACCAATGCCGCTGACGCTGAACATCAACCCGCCACCGGCAGCCCCTGCGGCAATCGCCGACTGCACCGAAGCGACCACCATGCCGCCGGCACTTTCGGCCTGGTCCGGCACGGCACGGGCGACCCAATTGGACCATGCCACCGGTACGCCGCCGAACGCCATGCCCCACAGCGCCAG from Pseudomonas synxantha harbors:
- the yghU gene encoding glutathione-dependent disulfide-bond oxidoreductase; the encoded protein is MADYLPPKVWTWDTESGGTFASINRPIAGATHDKELPIGKHPLQLYSLATPNGQKVTILLEELLALGHTGAEYDAWLIKIGDGDQFGSGFVAVNPNSKIPALMDRSGATPIRVFESGAILQYLAEKFGAFLPSEPAARAECLSWLFWQMGSAPYLGGGFGHFYAYAPSKMEYPINRFAMEAKRQLDVLDKRLAVSEYIAGDEYTIADIAIWPWYGGLVKGRLYGDSAEFLSVHEYKHLLRWADAIDARPAVQRGRRVNRVSGEEQLPERHDASDLD